AATATAATTATTAATCTGCAGACAGCAATATAAATTAGGAGCATTTGGTCCAGCTGGGATCCATCTCTATCTGTACTGGTGCAGCAGGATCATGGTTTCTGATGTGAGGGTTTTGCACTGGCGAAGCAGGACTTATCAGGGAGAGGTGATGATCCCAGGTCTTTGATCCACAGCTGGGAGGATGATGTTAAAATGAAACCAATTGATATGGCTGCAGTCGACATTAACGCGGAATACCTGGGTGTTCCAAGATTATCCCTCATGGAGAACGCCGGGAGAGCCGTGGCAGAGGAGATAGGGAATGCAGTGGATAGGGGAAGGGTTGCCATATTCTGTGGTCCGGGAGGAAACGGGGGGGACGGATTCGTGGCGGCAAGGCACCTCCTTAACATGGGCTTTGATGTGGAGGTCCACCTACTCAGCCACCCCGAAAGGATAGGTTCTGAGGAGGCCCGTGTAAACTGGAGGGTCCTCGGGGCAATGCAGCCCCACCCCGGAGGATTTTGTGTGGATGTTGTAAGGGATTCCTTGGAAATAAAACCAGCGGATGCTGATGTGGTGGTTGACGCCATACTTGGCACGGGTGTGCGGGGCTCCATAAGAGAACCCTCAAGGTCAGCCATTGAAGCAATAAACAGTTCAGAAGCCTTCAGGGTATCCGTGGATATACCGAGTGGTTTGAGCCCTGAAACCGGTGTAGTTGATGACATAGCCGTATCAGCGGACCTGACAGTGACCTTTCACAGTATGAAGGATGGCCTTAAGCTTGCGGACCCTGCAGTTACAGGGGAGATCGTGGTGAGGGATATAGGCATACCCCCCGCTGCAGAGATATTCATGGGCCCTGGTGATCTCCTGAGGATACCCTCGAGGAGTCCTGGAAGTCATAAGGGTGAAAATGGAAGGGTTCTTATTATCGGAGGGAGCAGGCAGTACTCGGGAGCACCGGCAATAGCAGCAAAGGCCGCCCTGAGGGCGGGAGCCGATATTGTAATGGTGGCAGCTCCAGGGAGTGCCGCCAGGGCCATCAGGTCACTCTCACCTGACCTGATAGTCAGGGAACTTGATGGGGGATACATTGGAATGGAGTCCCTGGATGAAATCCTTGAACTTGCAGAAAATTCTGATTCAGTCCTTATGGGCTGTGGTGCGGGCAGGGAGACGTCAACGGCCAGGACATTCATGAGGATCATGGAGGACCTCCATGAAATGGAAAAACCCCTTGTACTCGATGCAGATGCACTCAGGCTCCTTGATTACTCGGATGTCAGTGAATACAGGGAACTGACGGTGACACCCCACATGGCTGAGTTCAGCAGCTTCTTTAAGCTGAAATCCATGATATTTAATGATTTCAGGGAACGTGTATCTGCATTCCAGTCAATCTCATCGAGGATAACAGGGACTGTGCTGCTTAAGGGAAGGATTGACATGATATTCCAGGGGGAGAGGTTACGTCTTAACAAAACAGGGTGCCCTGGAATGACCGTTGGGGGTACAGGAGACGCTCTGGCTGGTTTAACAGCTGGTTTGCGCGCGCTGGGCCTATCATCCTTTGATTCCGCTTCACTGGCAGCCTTCATCAACGGGATGGCCGGGGAACTGGCGATGGAGAGGTATGGTAATGGCTTCACCGCATCTGATATGGTTGATATGATCCCCCCTGTTATGGATCCTGGTTTTTATGGGTTCTGAAGCGTCCCTCGTGATGTGCGGGTCCATGACCTAAAAATTAGTGGTTATGACTGGTTATACCAGTCCAATTATACTGCCTATGAGAAGGATACCGACCCCGGTTATACCTCCGAAGCCCGCCACAAGGACCGTAAGGAGATTTATGGGGATGTTTATGAAGGGCAGTATGTTCACGGCAAGCAGAAGGATGATGCCGGCCACCATGTTCCCTGCAACCGTGAGGATCCTCTTACCAAGACCCATGAGTATCCGCAGGGATGCCAGGCCCCCCGCAACTATGAAAGTGGCGATTACAATTAGTATGAGGAATGGGAGACCTTCCATCAGTTCTCCTTCCTGCATACCCTGCTGTATATCGCAGCCTGGAGGGCATAGTTTTTGACCATCCCGGTCATCTCCCTCTGATCGAGGGTTTTATCCTCAAATGAGACTATCTCCTCACTGTACAGGCTGTAGGGTGACTCCCTTCCAGTGACGCGCATGCTTCCCCTGTGGAGCTTAACCCTGACTGTTCCAGTGACACGCCTCTGCATGTGGTTTACTGCCATGTCAAGGTCCTCACGCAGGGGGTCATGCCACAGTCCACTGTACACAAGTTCAGCATAGGTGCTGCTTATCATGTCAGCAAACCTGAGCTCGCTCCTTGTGAGTGTGAGCTGCTCCAGGCTCCTGTGGGCCTCCAGTAACAGGAAGGCTGCGGGCGTCTCATAGACTTCCCTGCTCTTCATACCTATTATACGGTCCTCCATTATGTCAACCCTACCGATACCGTGTTTCCCTGCCACTTCATTTGCAAGGCCTATGAGTTCAAGGGGCTCCATTTCCTCACCATTCAATGAAACAGGGACCCCCCCACGGAAACCGA
This region of Methanothermobacter thermautotrophicus genomic DNA includes:
- a CDS encoding NAD(P)H-hydrate dehydratase, producing the protein MKPIDMAAVDINAEYLGVPRLSLMENAGRAVAEEIGNAVDRGRVAIFCGPGGNGGDGFVAARHLLNMGFDVEVHLLSHPERIGSEEARVNWRVLGAMQPHPGGFCVDVVRDSLEIKPADADVVVDAILGTGVRGSIREPSRSAIEAINSSEAFRVSVDIPSGLSPETGVVDDIAVSADLTVTFHSMKDGLKLADPAVTGEIVVRDIGIPPAAEIFMGPGDLLRIPSRSPGSHKGENGRVLIIGGSRQYSGAPAIAAKAALRAGADIVMVAAPGSAARAIRSLSPDLIVRELDGGYIGMESLDEILELAENSDSVLMGCGAGRETSTARTFMRIMEDLHEMEKPLVLDADALRLLDYSDVSEYRELTVTPHMAEFSSFFKLKSMIFNDFRERVSAFQSISSRITGTVLLKGRIDMIFQGERLRLNKTGCPGMTVGGTGDALAGLTAGLRALGLSSFDSASLAAFINGMAGELAMERYGNGFTASDMVDMIPPVMDPGFYGF
- a CDS encoding pro-sigmaK processing inhibitor BofA family protein, translating into MEGLPFLILIVIATFIVAGGLASLRILMGLGKRILTVAGNMVAGIILLLAVNILPFINIPINLLTVLVAGFGGITGVGILLIGSIIGLV